The Salvia miltiorrhiza cultivar Shanhuang (shh) chromosome 2, IMPLAD_Smil_shh, whole genome shotgun sequence DNA window TGGTGATTTTATGTTGTTTTCATCACTTTGTTTTTTGTTCCACAGATATCGTGCCATCACTAGTGCTTACTATCGAGGAGCCGTTGGTGCATTGCTCGTATATGATGTTACTCGACGTTCTACTTTTGAGAATGTTTTAAGATGGCTCAACGAACTGAGAGATCACACTGATCCAAATATTGTGGTCATGCTCATCGGCAACAAATCAGATCTTCGCCATCTGAGGGCTGTTTCAACAGAGGATGGTCAAGAATTAGCTGAGAGGGAGTCTCTCTACTTCATGGAGACTTCTGCTTTGGAAGCAATCAACGTTGATAATGCTTTCACCGAAGTCCTCGCTGAGATTCACCGAGTTGTGAGCAGGAAGGCAGTTGAGGCTGGCGATGAAGCTGCTACTTCTTCTGTTCCATCTAAAGGGCAAACCATTAATGTCAAAGACGACACTTCTGCTTGGAAGAAACTCGGGTGCTGCTCAAGCTAGGAGTTGGAAGTTGAGGGTAACTATCATCGCGGATTACTTTTTATTCATAATAAT harbors:
- the LOC131009132 gene encoding ras-related protein YPT3, translated to MAAYKGEDEYDYLFKLVLIGDSGVGKSNLLSRFTKNEFNLESKSTIGVEFATRSLNIDGKVIKAQIWDTAGQERYRAITSAYYRGAVGALLVYDVTRRSTFENVLRWLNELRDHTDPNIVVMLIGNKSDLRHLRAVSTEDGQELAERESLYFMETSALEAINVDNAFTEVLAEIHRVVSRKAVEAGDEAATSSVPSKGQTINVKDDTSAWKKLGCCSS